One genomic segment of Coffea arabica cultivar ET-39 chromosome 6e, Coffea Arabica ET-39 HiFi, whole genome shotgun sequence includes these proteins:
- the LOC113694826 gene encoding large ribosomal subunit protein P2B-like — MKVVAAYLLAVLGGNTCPSAEHVTNILCSVGAEADEDKIELLLSQVNGKDITELIAAGREKLASVPAGGGGAVAVAAASAGGGSAAAAAPAAESKKEEKVEEKEESDEDMGFSLFD; from the exons atgAAGGTGGTAGCAGCTTATTTGCTCGCTGTTTTGGGCGGCAACACCTGCCCCTCCGCTGAGCATGTCACCAATATCTTGTGCTCTG TTGGAGCTGAAGCTGATGAGGATAAGATTGAGCTCCTTTTGTCACAAGTCAATGGTAAGGATATCACAGAGCTTATTGCAGCTGGCCGTGAAAAGTTGGCATCCGTACCTGCTGGTGGTGGTGGGGCTGTTGCAGTAGCAGCTGCTTCTGCTGGTGGTGGTAGTGCAGCTGCTGCTGCCCCAGCTGCAGAGTCCAAGAAAGAGGAGAAGGTGGAAGAGAAAGAGGAATCTGATGAG GATATGGGCTTCAGTCTCTTTGACTGA
- the LOC113695334 gene encoding monodehydroascorbate reductase, with protein MAEKSFKYVILGGGVSAGYAAREFAKQGVKPGELAIISKEAVAPYERPALSKAYLFPEGTARLPGFHVCVGSGGERLLPEWYPEKGISLILSTEIVKADLPSKTLISAAGETFKYETLIIATGSTVIKLSDFGVQGADAKNILYLREIDDADKLVEAIKEKKNGKAVIVGGGYIGLELSAALRINNIDVSMVYPEPWCMPRLFTSDIAAFYEGYYAKKGVKIIKGTVAVGFDAHENGEVKAVKLKDGRVLEADIVVVGVGGRPLITLFKGQVEEEKGGIKADGFFKTSIPNVYAVGDVATFPLKLYNEIRRVEHVDHARKSAEQAVKAIFAREQGKSIDEYDYLPYFYSRAFDLSWQFYGDNVGDTVLFGDSSPDSSTHKFGSYWIKDGKVVGAFLESGTPEENKAIAKVARVQPPVDNLDELAKEGLTFASKI; from the exons ATGGCAGAGAAGTCATTCAAGTACGTGATCCTAGGAGGCGGCGTTTCTGCT GGGTATGCTGCCAGGGAATTCGCAAAACAGGGAGTTAAACCTGGTGAACTGGCAATCATTTCAAAAGAGGCG GTGGCTCCCTATGAGCGCCCTGCACTAAGTAAAGCATACCTTTTTCCTGAGG GAACTGCTAGACTCCCAGGTTTTCATGTTTGTGTTGGCAGTGGAGGGGAGAGACTGCTGCCTGAGTGGTACCCGGAGAAAG GGATATCATTGATCCTGAGCACAGAAATAGTAAAAGCAGACCTTCCTTCAAAGACACTCATTAGTGCAGCTGGGGAAACATTTAAGTATGAAACGCTTATCATTGCAACTGGTTCAACA GTGATAAAGTTGTCCGACTTTGGTGTCCAAGGGGCTGatgccaaaaatattttatacttGAGAGAAATTGATGATGCTGATAAGCTTGTAGAAGcaataaaggaaaagaaaaatggcaaGGCTGTGATTGTCGGAGGAGGATACATTGGTCTTGAGCTTAGTGCAGCACTGAGAATCAACAACATTGATGTCAGTATGGTTTACCCAGAGCCCTGGTGCA TGCCCAGGCTTTTTACATCCGATATAGCTGCCTTCTATGAGGGTTATTATGCGAAGAAGGGAGTCAAAATCATCAAGGGTACTGTAGCTGTTGGATTTGATGCACATGAAAATGGGGAG GTTAAAGCAGTGAAGCTGAAGGATGGTAGGGTTCTGGAAGCTGACATAGTTGTTGTTGGTGTGGGAGGAAGACCACTGATAACTCTGTTTAAAGGACAAGTTGAAGAGGAGAAAGGTGGAATTAAG GCTGATGGATTCTTCAAAACAAGCATACCTAATGTATATGCTGTGGGTGATGTTGCTACTTTCCCTCTGAAACTTTACAATGAGATCAGGAGAGTTGAGCATGTTGATCATGCTCGCAAATCTGCTGAACAGGCTGTGAAG GCAATTTTTGCAAGAGAACAAGGGAAGTCTATTGATGAGTACGACTATCTCCCATACTTCTATTCTCGTGCCTTTGATTTGTCATGGCAATTCTATGGTGACAATGTTGGAGACACAGTGCTGTTCGGAGACAGCAGTCCAGATTCTTCTACTCACAAATTTGGATCATATTGGATCAAAGATGGGAAGGTCGTTGGTGCATTCTTGGAGAGTGGCACCCCTGAAGAAAACAAGGCAATTGCCAAAGTTGCAAGGGTGCAGCCCCCAGTCGACAACTTGGATGAGTTGGCAAAGGAGGGTCTCACTTTTGCAAGTAAGATTTGA